In Marasmius oreades isolate 03SP1 chromosome 1, whole genome shotgun sequence, one DNA window encodes the following:
- a CDS encoding uncharacterized protein (CAZy:GH3) has protein sequence MSWLLLFALWILSVDRSHAFTQRSWDESVGLANQVVSLMTLDEKIGMATGVGQFSSRCVGNIKPPSRSFSVSGLTITIPPLCMSDGPAGMRLVKDVTGFPTGINVASTFSRRLMRARGVAMAEEFRAKGSHIFLGPAMDLMRNPKMGRAWESFGPDPYLNGEASFETTTGVQSVGVQACAKHFIANNQEHWRYGLSADVDDRTLHELYWWPFMRSVEANVSAVMCAYNRFNKTSSCHNENLLGPNGILRKEGFQGFVVSDWGATHDSAKDNALAGLDMEQPGDFLLIGGGVYGNNLKNAVNDGSVPVSRLNEMVTRILTPWFRLGQDQDFPSISFDVQHPDGTGSQNVPLSVRSDAHTALAREIGAASAILLKNARVTNNGQSTGTSIRGLPLSQSIVKSIAIIGQDARQLNQNCPGGLNACNDGTMVIGWGSGSNSLDFVVPPVDAITDFIGNSATITTSLSNDLNAGAKAATGKDVAIVFANAMSGELGFYQIVVGNMGDRNDLDLWFKGGSLIERVASVNPNTIVVIHSVGPVPLGWNTHPNITAIIYAGAPGEQTGPSLVDVLWGAVNPSGRLPFSVADSEDSYGTTIVTGLDGFPTINYTEGLFIDYRYMDSKNIAPRYEFGYGLSYTTFEYSGLSISSSESSHVVTFTVTNTGAFDGTEIPQLYLGFPSSSGEPRKVLRGFEEVKLANGQSKQVSLSVSQKEISIWDSPSQSWVRPSGAFTVYVGASIKDIRLTGTF, from the exons ATGAGCTGGTTGCTTCTCTTCGCCCTGTGGATTCTCTCTGTTGATCGTAGCCATGCATTCACACAGC GTTCATGGGATGAGTCCGTGGGACTCGCCAATCAGGTCGTCTCATTAATGACATTGGACGAGAAGATTGGAATGGCGACGGGTGTAGGACAGTTCAGTA GTCGCTGTGTCGGCAACATCAAACCACCCTCGCGTTCATTTTCAGTTTCGGGACTGACCATCACGATCCCTCCGCTTTGTATGAGCGATGGACCGGCTGGAATGCGTTTAGTGAAGGATGTGACGGGCTTTCCCACCGGAATCAACGTCGCCAGCACCTTTAGCAGAAGGTTGATGCGAGCTCGTGGGGTAGCTATGGCTGAAGAATTCAGAGCTAAAG GTTCGCATATTTTTCTCGGGCCTGCCATGGACCTT ATGCGGAACCCAAAGATGGGAAGAGCATGGGAAAG CTTTGGTCCGGATCCGTATCTCAATGGCGAAGCATCTTTCGAAACGACCACAGGGGTGCAAAGCGTTGGCGTTCAAGCGTGTGCCAAGCATTTCATAGCGAACAATCAAGAACACTGGCGGTACGGACTAAGtgccgatgtcgatgatagAACCCTTCACGAGCTTTACTGGTGGCCTTTCATGCGTTCCGTAGAG GCAAACGTATCCGCGGTGATGTGTGCATATAATCGCTTCAATAAGACATCTTCGTGCCACAATGAAAATCTCCTTGGTCCCAATGGAATATTGAGGAAAGAGGGTTTCCAAG GGTTTGTCGTGAGTGATTGGGGGGCCACTCACGATTCTGCCAAAGATAATGCCCTTGCCGGTTTGGATATGGAACAGCCTGGAGACTTCCTCCTAATTG GAGGAGGTGTATATGGCAACAACTTGAAGAACGCTGTGAACGATGGTAGTGTCCCGGTGTCG AGGCTAAACGAAATGGTAACCCGAATCCTGACGCCCTGGTTCCGACTTGGGCAGGATCAA GATTTTCCTTCTATCAGTTTTGATGTGCAGCATCCCGACGGTACAGGTTCGCAGAACGTTCCGTTAAGCGTTCGATCCGACGCTCATACCGCTTTGGCGAGAGAGATTGGTGCAGCGAGCGCAATCTTGCTTAAGAATGCTAGAGTCACGAATAATG GACAGTCAACTGGAACATCTATTAGAGGTCTTCCCTTATCACAAAGCATTGTCAAATCCATTGCGATCATCGGACAAGACGCTAGACAGCTGAACCAGAACTGTCCTGGAGGGTTAAATGCTTGCAATGACGGGACCATGGTCATCGG TTGGGGCTCCGGCTCGAACTCGCTGGACTTCGTTGTTCCACCTGTCGATGCAATCACGGATTTCATTGGAAATTCGGCGACAATTACTACTTCATTATCGAACGATTTAAACGCAGGGGCGAAGGCAGCAACAGGGAAGGACGTAGCGATCGTTTTCGCCAATGC AATGAGCGGAGAACTGGGCTTCTATCAAATCGTCGTCGGCAATATGGGCGATCGGAACGATTTAGATCTTTGGTTCAAAGGCGGAAGTTTG ATCGAACGGGTTGCTTCTGTCAATCCAAACACCATCGTCGTCATTCACTCTGTCGGACCTGTTCCTCTCGGTTGGAACACTCATCCCAACATAACTGCTATTATTTATGCCGGTGCGCCAGGCGAGCAAACTGGACCAAGTCTTGTCGATGTATTGTGGGGTGCGGTCAACCCCAGCGGAAGATTGCCTTTTAGTGTGGCTGAC TCGGAGGACTCTTATGGAACAACCATTGTAACGGGACTCGATGGTTTCCCAACT ATCAACTATACTGAAGGTCTTTTTATTGATTACCGCTACATGGATTCGAAGAACATCGCCCCGCGATACGAATTTGGATATGGATTGTCGTACACTACTTTCGAGTACTCGGGACTGTCGATTTCCTCATCTGAAAGTTCACATGTGGTTACCTTTACAGTCACAAACACTGGGGCTTTCGACGGAACCGAGATACCTCAACTGTATCTGGGATTCCCGAGTAGCTCTGGTGAGCCGAGGAAGGTCTTGAGAGGGTTTGAAGAAGTGAAGTTGGCCAACGGGCAGAGTAAGCAGGTTTCCCTGTCGGTATCGCAGAAGGAGATAAG TATATGGGACTCACCGAGTCAGTCCTGGGTGCGACCCTCCGGCGCGTTCACGGTCTATGTAGGAGCTTCAATTAAGGACATTCGTTTGACTGGCACATTTTGA
- the HEM2 gene encoding Aminolevulinate dehydratase has translation MDISSILQGGYQHPLSRSWQSRKQLTKSMLMYPIFISDNPEASETIPTLPNQRRWGINKLEDFLGPLMKKGLGSVILFGVPSNCAKDGKGSPADDPSGPVILAIKKLRELFPSLYIACDVCLCEYTDHGHCGLLHKDGTIDTTPSVDRIAEVAVSYARAGAHCVAPSDMMDGRIKAIKRAPYMAPSGMQQAVPLLLGTGNVTNYLHRLRD, from the exons ATGGACATTTC TTCGATATTGCAAGGTGGATACCAGCACCCCTTGTCGCGATCTTGGCAAAGCAGAAAACAATTGACCAAGTCAATGCTAATGtatcccatcttcatctcGGATAATCCAGAAGCCAGCGAAACCATCCCCACTTTACCAAATCAGCGTCGATGGGGTATCAACAAGTTGGAAGATTTTTTGGGTCCATTAATGAAAAAGGGCTTAGGCAGTGTGATTCTATTTGGTGTTCCTTCCAATTGCGCAAAA GACGGAAAAGGCTCTCCCGCCGATGACCCATCTGGACCAGTCATTCTTGCCATCAAGAAGCTGCGAGAGCTGTTCCCTTCACTATACATTGCGTGCGATGTTTGCCTATGCGAATATACCGACCATGGACATTGTGGGCTTCTCCACAAAGACGGAACTATAGATACAACGCCCTCCGTAGACCGCATTGCTGAAGTAGCGGTCAGTTATGCAAGAGCTGGGGCACACTGTGTCGCACCCAGCGATATGATGGACGGTCGTATCAAAGCTATCAAGAGAG CGCCTTATATGGCCCCTTCAG GGATGCAGCAGGCAGTGCCCCTTCTTTTGGGGACCGGAAATGTTACCAACTACCTCCATCGGCTAAGGGACTAG
- a CDS encoding uncharacterized protein (MEROPS:MER0060647; BUSCO:EOG09262914), producing MLPKALYRQISSFPRLSRGLATHAPLSSIPASFHLKTGQTFKGRSFGSPHSVYGETVFSTSITSYTESMTDPSYRGQILVFTTPLIGNYGVPHNGAPYDSQDVGVILESQGIQCAAVVVADVAEQFSHHAAVESLASWCQRYKVPGITGVDTRAITRLLRDQGTTLGRLAVGADASLPAPDAHEYWDPSLENLVDQVSTKKPYDLNPTGSIKVAVLDFGAKANITRSLIRRGAAVTVLPWNYDFNVIRDRFDGLFLSNGPGDPAHCMEAALNLRRTLEEWNKPIFGICMGHQIIGMAAGLDAYRMTFGNRGHNQPVLALKSAGSITAGRVYVTSQNHQYALKLQDPFPQGWEPFFINCNDSSVEGIKSTSDSGKKVWGVQFHPESAGGPLDTIEMFSDFVAECKAHKLQNQDTLGMLNVASPLQRQTVPPRVAVAA from the exons ATGTTGCCCAAGGCATTGTACCGTCAAATCTCATCGTTTCCCCGACTTTCCAGAGGATTAGCTACGCATGCGCCTCTTTCCTCGATTCCCGCTTCTTTTCATTTGAAAACGGGACAAACCTTTAAAGGTCGTTCGTTCGGTTCACCACATAGTGTTTACGGTGAGACTGTCTTTTCAACCTCAATCACATCTT ACACCGAATCTATGACCGATCCATCATATCGTGGACAGATATTAGTCTTTACCACACCACTGATAGGAAACTACGGCGTTCCTCACAACGGTGCACCCTACGATTCTCAGGATGTAGGAGTGATATTGGAGTCCCAAGGCATACAATGTGCTGCGGTCGTTGTTGCTGATGTTGCCGAGCAGTTTTCGCATCACGCTGCTGTGGAATCTCTCGCATCTTGGTGTCAGCGTTATAAGGTTCCTGGAATCACCGGCGTCGATACTCGAGCAATAACGAGGCTATTGAGAGATCAAGGAACCACCCTTGGCCGCCTTGCTGTCGGCGCGGACGCATCTCTTCCAGCACCGGATGCTCACGAGTACTGGGATCCCTCCTTAGAGAACCTGGTAGATCAGGTTTCTACCAAAAAACCTTACGATCTCAATCCCACCGGTTCAATCAAAGTCGCTGTTCTTGATTTTGGAGCCAAAGCCAACATTACGCGCTCGCTCATCCGTCGAGGTGCAGCCGTCACTGTCCTACCATGGAATTACGACTTTAATGTTATTCGCGATCGGTTCGACGGTCTGTTCTTGAGCAACGGGCCTGGCGATCCAGCTCACTGCATGGAAGCCGCACTGAATCTTCGCCGTACCCTGGAAGAATGGAACAAACCGATTTTCGGAATCTGTATGGGTCACCAGATTATTGGGATGGCAGCAGGATTGGATGCATATAGGATGACGTTCGGTAACCGTGGTCATAACCAGCCCGTGCTCGCCTTAAAGTCAGCCGGTTCCATCACTGCGGGTCGTGTGTATGTTACGAG CCAAAACCATCAGTATGCACTGAAACTTCAAGATCCTTTCCCACAAGGATGGGAACCTTTCTTCATCAACTGTAATGATTCTTCCGTTGAAGGGATAAAATCGACGTCCGATTCTGGCAAGAAGGTTTGGGGTGTACAGTTCCATCCAGAAAGCGCTGGTGGGCCGCTCGACACGATTGAG ATGTTCAGTGACTTTGTCGCGGAATGCAAAGCACATAAGCTTCAGAATCAAGATACCCTTGGAATGTTGAATGTAGCTTCACCTCTACAACGTCAAACTGTTCCCCCACGCGTTGCAGTTGCGGCTTAG